The Brachyspira aalborgi genome has a segment encoding these proteins:
- a CDS encoding N-6 DNA methylase produces MAKKEIKTDFWVYSLLQSANIDATAQGSNIKEVDEALKSASKKGTGESGFPDFTAKVKDFLIVIEDKSDLSKHCKLDSNSCIDLDNIKSITDYAVNGAIHYAKHLAKNTSFKKIIAIGVSGDEKHHKISPYFINERGILDKKLNDLETFTLLNEDNIESYYSQEILNITPKEETTDEEVKQDAEYLHECLRNYGAIKDADKPLIVSGILLALDEMKENKLNIDYLNNDGATTDGQKLWELIEKNLKRARLSPETKRDKVLSQFSVIKDTKKINELCEISDKNGIKINSTPLRYYAEFVKNKIYDNIKSIKNSEDYLGRFYSEFMRFSGGDAQSLGIVLTPRHITDLFCELADLKPNDIILDPCCGTGGFLVSAMNNMISKTNDIMQKNNIRQNQLFGFELQPFMFAVATTNMVLRGDGKSNLNNEDFLKQNPKQLQTDCEATVGFMNPPYSQGKVDKNLTEISFTEHLCNSILKGGKVIVIIPQSAVTGKTKEEKAIKESILKKHTLEGVITLNKNTFYRVGTNPCIAIFTAGIPHDYKNKICKFINFEDDGFEVQKHKGLIKTIHEKDRKEHLLKVWRGETEAETKFCVKTTIEAEDEWLHSFYYFNDEIPKEEDFEKTMADYLTFEFNMITHGKEYFFEEKDKINIINKDLKLSSLKWKEFKLNDLFERIEKGKCQNTNKETKESINGVSFLSATLNNNGVSGFVEPNYLLQKGNCIMFVNQGDGGAGYSVYKKEDFISTTSNSFGYAKWINRYMGLFVASILCRFKEKYSFGYGRTENRLKNDRILLPINSKGQPNWEFMENFMRKIEYKKLNIYLDYIKNKTATN; encoded by the coding sequence ATGGCTAAAAAAGAAATTAAAACTGATTTTTGGGTATATTCTTTACTGCAAAGCGCGAATATTGACGCTACCGCTCAAGGCTCGAATATTAAAGAAGTTGACGAAGCTTTGAAAAGCGCAAGCAAGAAAGGAACGGGCGAAAGCGGATTTCCAGATTTTACTGCAAAAGTGAAAGACTTTTTAATCGTTATAGAAGATAAATCCGATTTAAGTAAGCATTGTAAATTGGATTCTAATTCTTGCATAGATTTGGATAATATTAAAAGCATTACAGATTATGCGGTTAATGGCGCTATTCATTATGCAAAACATTTGGCGAAAAATACAAGCTTCAAAAAAATTATTGCAATTGGCGTTAGCGGAGATGAAAAGCATCATAAAATTAGCCCGTATTTTATTAACGAAAGAGGAATACTCGATAAAAAATTAAACGATTTAGAAACATTTACTTTACTAAACGAAGACAATATAGAAAGTTATTATTCTCAAGAAATATTAAATATTACTCCGAAAGAAGAAACGACAGACGAAGAAGTTAAACAAGACGCGGAATATTTGCATGAATGTTTACGAAATTACGGAGCTATAAAAGACGCCGACAAACCTTTAATAGTTTCGGGAATACTTTTAGCTTTAGACGAAATGAAAGAAAATAAATTAAATATCGATTATCTAAACAATGATGGAGCTACTACGGACGGGCAAAAATTATGGGAGCTTATAGAAAAGAATTTAAAAAGGGCGAGATTAAGTCCCGAAACTAAAAGAGATAAAGTATTGTCTCAATTTTCGGTTATTAAAGATACTAAAAAGATTAACGAATTATGCGAAATTTCTGATAAAAACGGAATAAAAATTAATTCTACGCCTTTGAGATATTATGCGGAATTTGTAAAAAATAAAATATACGACAATATTAAAAGTATAAAAAATTCTGAAGATTATTTGGGAAGATTCTATTCTGAATTTATGCGTTTTAGCGGAGGAGACGCTCAAAGTTTGGGAATAGTTTTGACGCCTAGACATATAACGGATTTATTTTGCGAATTAGCCGATTTAAAACCAAACGATATTATTTTAGACCCTTGTTGCGGAACGGGAGGATTTTTAGTATCGGCTATGAATAATATGATTTCAAAGACAAACGATATAATGCAAAAAAATAATATTAGACAAAATCAACTTTTCGGATTTGAATTGCAGCCGTTTATGTTTGCCGTTGCCACTACAAATATGGTATTGAGAGGAGATGGCAAAAGCAATTTAAATAACGAAGACTTTTTAAAACAAAATCCAAAACAATTACAAACCGATTGCGAGGCTACGGTAGGATTTATGAATCCTCCTTATTCTCAAGGAAAAGTGGATAAAAATTTAACCGAAATATCTTTTACGGAACATTTATGCAATTCTATATTAAAAGGCGGAAAGGTTATCGTAATCATACCGCAAAGCGCGGTTACGGGAAAAACTAAAGAAGAAAAAGCGATTAAAGAAAGCATTTTAAAAAAGCATACTTTAGAAGGCGTGATAACATTAAACAAAAATACTTTTTATAGAGTCGGAACAAATCCTTGCATAGCGATTTTTACTGCAGGCATTCCGCATGATTATAAAAATAAAATTTGTAAATTTATTAATTTTGAAGATGACGGTTTTGAAGTTCAAAAGCATAAAGGATTGATAAAAACTATTCATGAAAAAGATAGAAAAGAACATTTATTAAAAGTATGGCGAGGCGAAACCGAAGCGGAAACTAAATTTTGCGTAAAAACGACTATCGAAGCGGAAGACGAATGGCTGCATAGTTTTTATTATTTTAATGATGAAATTCCTAAAGAAGAAGATTTTGAAAAAACTATGGCTGATTATCTAACTTTTGAATTTAATATGATAACGCATGGAAAAGAGTATTTTTTTGAAGAAAAAGATAAAATAAATATAATAAATAAAGATTTAAAATTATCTTCTTTAAAATGGAAAGAATTTAAACTTAACGATTTATTTGAAAGAATAGAAAAAGGCAAATGTCAAAATACAAATAAGGAAACTAAAGAAAGTATAAACGGCGTTTCTTTTTTATCGGCAACATTAAATAATAATGGAGTAAGCGGTTTTGTAGAGCCTAATTATTTATTACAAAAAGGAAATTGTATAATGTTTGTAAATCAAGGAGACGGAGGAGCGGGCTATTCGGTTTATAAAAAAGAAGATTTTATATCTACTACAAGCAACTCTTTCGGTTATGCAAAATGGATAAATCGCTATATGGGTTTATTTGTCGCTTCGATATTATGCCGTTTTAAAGAAAAATATTCTTTTGGTTATGGGCGAACAGAAAATAGATTAAAAAATGATAGAATATTATTACCAATAAATTCTAAAGGACAGCCTAATTGGGAATTTATGGAAAATTTTATGCGTAAAATCGAATATAAAAAATTAAATATTTATTTAGATTATATTAAAAATAAAACCGCCACAAATTAA
- a CDS encoding ankyrin repeat domain-containing protein: MKRILLNFLFLTLILFTIIYCKKENETVEEENIYDTYVKGNSNNIYHSKYSNVVKIQGRYVEKTNNSFYLTLGGREEGRYVEKTNNSFYLTLGGREEGKYDENYNIFEAIRFGSLQRVAEIIEADNSQIKAELYNDGEEEYEEHNEFTGNYYNIYGINPLSFAVFYRDIGIIQYLLDNINDESVLLHGDVDGWNAFAYACVVGTVDIIKALIQKYPDFVNWEDSYGANGLHMASLNGNISVLDYLVNDLKIDINSRNDKGEGVLYYANDEETEEALIKLGAKRRKYYDYDYEDEYDY; the protein is encoded by the coding sequence ATGAAGAGAATATTATTAAATTTTTTATTTTTAACTTTAATTTTATTTACGATTATTTATTGTAAAAAAGAAAACGAAACGGTTGAAGAAGAAAATATTTACGATACTTATGTCAAGGGAAATTCGAATAATATATATCATAGCAAATATTCTAATGTCGTAAAAATTCAAGGCAGATATGTAGAAAAAACAAATAATTCTTTCTATCTTACTTTGGGCGGAAGAGAAGAAGGCAGATATGTAGAAAAAACGAATAATTCTTTCTATCTTACTTTGGGCGGAAGAGAAGAAGGCAAATATGACGAAAACTATAATATATTTGAAGCTATCAGATTTGGAAGCCTTCAAAGAGTGGCGGAAATAATAGAAGCGGATAACTCGCAAATCAAAGCCGAGTTATATAATGACGGAGAAGAAGAATATGAAGAACATAATGAATTTACGGGTAATTATTATAATATATATGGAATTAATCCTTTATCGTTTGCCGTATTCTATAGAGATATTGGAATAATTCAATATTTACTTGATAATATTAACGATGAATCCGTTTTATTGCATGGGGATGTAGACGGATGGAACGCTTTTGCTTATGCATGCGTGGTTGGAACAGTCGATATAATAAAAGCGCTTATTCAAAAATATCCCGATTTCGTTAATTGGGAAGATTCTTACGGAGCGAACGGGCTTCACATGGCGTCTTTAAATGGAAATATTTCAGTTTTAGATTATTTGGTTAATGATTTAAAAATAGATATAAATTCTAGGAATGACAAAGGAGAAGGAGTTTTATATTATGCTAACGATGAGGAAACCGAAGAAGCTCTTATAAAATTAGGCGCTAAAAGAAGAAAATATTACGATTATGACTATGAGGATGAATACGATTATTGA
- a CDS encoding ankyrin repeat domain-containing protein, translating into MKQTFLRFLFLTLILFTIIYCKKENETVEEENIYNAYVKGNTNNIYHSKYSNVVKIQGRYVEKTNNSFYLTLGGREEGRYVEKTNNSFYLTLGGREEGKYDNNYNIFEAIRFGGSLQRVAEIIEADNSQIEAEFDNDGEEEYNEFADHYYIIDGVNPLSFAVFYRDIGIVQYLLDNINDESVLLHRDEDGWNAFAYACAVGTLDIIKALIQKYPDFVNWENSYGANGLHMAALHGNISVFDYLVNDLKIDINSTDDEGKGVLHYAKDYNIYYEEIEDALIKLGAKRDYDDYEEDEDDY; encoded by the coding sequence ATGAAACAAACATTTTTAAGATTTTTATTTTTAACTTTAATTTTATTTACGATTATTTATTGTAAAAAAGAAAACGAAACGGTTGAAGAAGAAAATATTTACAACGCTTATGTCAAAGGCAATACGAATAATATATATCATAGCAAATATTCTAATGTCGTAAAAATTCAAGGCAGATATGTAGAAAAAACTAATAATTCTTTCTATCTTACTTTGGGCGGAAGAGAAGAAGGCAGATATGTAGAAAAAACTAATAATTCTTTCTATCTTACTTTGGGCGGAAGAGAAGAAGGCAAATACGACAATAACTATAATATATTTGAAGCTATCAGATTTGGTGGAAGCCTTCAAAGAGTGGCGGAAATAATAGAAGCGGATAACTCGCAAATCGAAGCCGAATTTGATAATGACGGAGAAGAAGAATATAATGAATTTGCGGACCATTATTATATTATAGATGGAGTTAATCCTTTATCGTTTGCCGTATTCTATAGAGATATTGGAATAGTTCAATATTTGCTTGATAATATTAACGATGAATCGGTTTTATTGCATAGAGACGAAGACGGATGGAACGCTTTCGCTTATGCATGCGCGGTTGGAACTTTAGATATAATAAAAGCGCTTATTCAAAAATATCCCGATTTCGTTAATTGGGAAAATTCTTACGGAGCGAACGGGCTTCACATGGCGGCTTTGCATGGCAATATTTCAGTTTTCGATTATTTGGTTAATGATTTAAAAATAGATATAAATTCTACGGATGACGAAGGAAAAGGAGTTTTACATTATGCTAAAGATTATAATATATATTATGAGGAAATCGAAGACGCTCTTATAAAATTAGGCGCTAAAAGAGATTATGACGATTATGAAGAGGATGAAGACGATTATTAA
- a CDS encoding homocysteine S-methyltransferase family protein — protein MNKFIKTKERLKELIENQYLIIDGATGTELQKKEIKKEEWIINGNNIQGCNEILNINAPHIMKEVHIDYLNAGANIIKTNSFGAIPSVLSEYDISEMAYEISKKSAIISKEAIKEFKEKTNSNRDIFAAGSLGPGIRLPSLGQISFDELYKGYLEAIKGLIDGGVDIILLETAQDILQLKAGILACNDIDENIPIMVSVTIEKEGAMLLGTDIETAYTVLSNLNIFSIGMNCGTGPDMAMRHIKKLTEISYLPVSIHSNAGLPQNRGGKAYYSMQPEEFAEINSEFFNLDGLAFIGGCCGTTPEHIKALSEIAKNFKPKKPKLEKPRPYISSLFNIVSIKQEPAPLMIGERSNATGSKVFRELMIAGDMDGMLDIGIKQVKAGSHAIDINAAWAGRDEIEDIKKILSAYVKQISLPLVIDAIKPNVIEEALKVYGGKSIINSANMEQGEEKFDAICKLAKKFGAAIMLLTIDEKAMALTYKDKISMCDRMYNRAVNIHKIYPHDIIFDPLTFTLASGDENSFNAGMETLNAIKELSKKYPEASISLGVSNISFGLKEEARKILNSVFLYEAINHGLTMAIINVAQILPLSKISDKEIELARELIYNKKNTKEPLINYINHFSDKKEIKDINVNIKKPIREAIKDAMLDGEWKDMQNLLNEAKTNSDIFGGEKKFAQAIIDEILLPTMDDIGVKFGEGTIQLPFVLGSAEVMKKSVDFLSEYLTKTKQEKTAKIILGTVAGDVHDVGKNLVEIIIKNNGFETVNIGTKVPIEKFLESYFENNADCIGMSGLLVKSTEVMKENLIYIKEKGLKIPILLGGAALTREFVEKDCKEAYGGMAKIFYCKDGFDDIIAIKEIIKDRDLNNRNK, from the coding sequence ATGAATAAATTTATTAAAACAAAAGAAAGATTAAAAGAATTAATTGAAAATCAATATTTAATAATTGACGGCGCTACGGGAACGGAACTTCAAAAAAAAGAAATTAAAAAAGAAGAATGGATTATAAACGGAAATAATATTCAAGGATGCAATGAAATCTTAAATATAAACGCTCCGCATATAATGAAAGAAGTGCATATTGATTATTTGAATGCGGGAGCTAATATAATAAAAACAAATAGTTTTGGCGCTATTCCTTCGGTTTTGAGCGAATACGATATTTCAGAAATGGCTTATGAAATCTCAAAAAAATCTGCAATCATATCGAAAGAAGCTATAAAAGAGTTTAAAGAAAAAACAAATTCAAACAGAGATATTTTTGCAGCGGGAAGTTTAGGACCTGGAATAAGACTTCCAAGTTTAGGACAAATAAGTTTTGACGAACTTTATAAAGGTTATTTGGAAGCGATAAAAGGATTAATAGACGGCGGAGTCGATATTATTTTACTTGAAACGGCTCAAGATATTTTGCAACTTAAAGCGGGAATTTTAGCATGCAACGATATTGACGAAAATATTCCAATAATGGTTTCGGTTACAATAGAAAAAGAAGGCGCTATGCTTTTAGGAACGGATATTGAAACGGCTTATACGGTTTTGTCGAATTTAAATATATTTTCAATCGGTATGAATTGCGGAACAGGACCCGATATGGCAATGAGGCATATTAAAAAATTAACGGAAATATCTTATTTGCCCGTGTCGATTCATAGCAATGCGGGACTTCCTCAAAATAGAGGCGGTAAAGCATATTATAGCATGCAACCTGAAGAGTTTGCCGAAATTAACAGCGAGTTTTTTAATTTGGACGGACTTGCATTTATTGGAGGTTGCTGCGGAACTACTCCCGAACATATAAAAGCTTTATCCGAAATAGCTAAAAATTTTAAACCTAAAAAACCTAAATTAGAAAAACCGCGTCCTTATATTTCAAGTTTATTTAATATAGTAAGCATAAAACAAGAACCCGCGCCTTTAATGATTGGAGAGAGAAGCAACGCTACTGGAAGTAAAGTTTTTAGAGAGCTTATGATTGCAGGCGATATGGATGGAATGCTTGATATTGGAATAAAGCAAGTTAAAGCGGGAAGCCATGCCATAGATATTAACGCGGCTTGGGCTGGGCGAGATGAAATTGAAGATATAAAAAAAATACTTTCCGCTTATGTTAAACAAATATCTCTGCCTTTAGTTATTGACGCTATAAAACCTAATGTTATAGAAGAGGCTTTAAAAGTTTATGGCGGAAAATCAATTATAAATTCCGCAAATATGGAACAGGGAGAAGAAAAATTTGACGCTATATGCAAATTGGCAAAAAAATTTGGAGCGGCTATTATGCTTCTTACAATAGACGAAAAAGCTATGGCATTAACTTATAAAGATAAAATTTCTATGTGCGATAGAATGTATAATAGAGCGGTTAATATTCATAAAATTTATCCGCATGATATTATATTCGACCCTTTGACTTTTACATTAGCAAGCGGAGATGAAAATAGTTTTAACGCGGGAATGGAAACTTTAAATGCGATAAAAGAATTATCAAAAAAATATCCCGAAGCTTCAATAAGTTTGGGAGTTTCAAATATATCTTTCGGATTAAAAGAAGAGGCAAGAAAAATATTAAATTCAGTTTTTTTATACGAAGCTATAAATCATGGACTTACAATGGCAATAATAAATGTCGCTCAAATTCTTCCTCTTTCAAAAATATCGGATAAAGAAATAGAGCTTGCAAGAGAACTTATATATAATAAAAAAAATACAAAAGAGCCTCTTATAAATTATATAAATCATTTTTCAGACAAAAAAGAAATTAAAGATATAAATGTAAATATAAAAAAGCCAATAAGAGAAGCTATAAAAGACGCTATGCTTGACGGAGAATGGAAGGATATGCAAAACCTTTTGAATGAGGCTAAAACAAACAGCGATATATTCGGCGGAGAGAAAAAATTTGCTCAAGCTATAATTGACGAAATTTTGCTTCCGACAATGGACGATATAGGAGTAAAATTTGGAGAGGGAACTATTCAACTTCCTTTTGTTTTAGGTTCTGCGGAAGTAATGAAAAAGAGCGTTGATTTTTTATCGGAGTATTTAACGAAAACAAAACAGGAAAAAACCGCTAAAATAATTTTGGGAACGGTTGCGGGCGATGTTCATGATGTTGGAAAAAATTTGGTTGAAATTATAATTAAAAATAACGGATTTGAAACGGTTAATATCGGGACAAAAGTTCCGATAGAAAAATTTTTAGAATCTTATTTTGAAAATAATGCGGATTGTATAGGAATGTCGGGCTTGCTTGTAAAATCAACCGAAGTAATGAAAGAGAATTTAATTTATATAAAAGAAAAAGGATTAAAAATTCCAATTTTACTTGGCGGCGCCGCTTTGACAAGAGAATTTGTAGAAAAAGATTGTAAAGAAGCTTATGGAGGAATGGCTAAAATATTTTATTGCAAAGACGGATTTGACGATATAATAGCGATTAAGGAAATAATAAAAGATAGAGATTTAAATAATCGCAATAAATAA
- a CDS encoding vitamin B12 dependent-methionine synthase activation domain-containing protein, producing the protein MQINHNNHLHSINKPPFYGSKVFDFNKKTEKEAFDMINKIRLFRAGFGYSTKNQDMEKYNEMIKNKVEPKYEEMKNNIVENNLMEVVMIYGFYKTFTENDKLFIFDAEDNKLTDKIIEIPLERMPKEPYNSIVDFFEEKEDTIGFTVVSLGNKFANFLKMLYDNSDYKDYYFYNAIGINIIENYVDILQTNMDNLLCLKNNGKRKHVGCRYSFGYKALTNMFGNRIIFDRLKPEKFGITLTESYMMDPELTTCAIVSFCEDAYYFAN; encoded by the coding sequence ATGCAAATAAATCATAATAATCATTTACATTCTATAAATAAGCCTCCGTTTTATGGAAGCAAAGTTTTTGATTTTAATAAGAAAACCGAAAAAGAAGCTTTCGATATGATAAATAAAATCAGATTATTCAGAGCGGGTTTCGGATATTCGACAAAAAATCAGGATATGGAAAAATATAACGAAATGATTAAAAATAAAGTAGAGCCGAAATATGAGGAGATGAAAAATAATATTGTGGAAAATAATTTAATGGAAGTTGTAATGATTTACGGATTTTATAAAACATTTACAGAAAACGATAAACTTTTTATATTTGACGCAGAAGACAATAAATTAACCGACAAAATTATTGAAATTCCTTTAGAGAGAATGCCTAAAGAACCTTATAATTCTATAGTTGATTTTTTTGAAGAAAAAGAAGATACGATTGGTTTTACGGTTGTAAGTTTAGGAAATAAATTCGCAAATTTTTTGAAAATGTTATACGACAATTCGGATTATAAAGATTATTATTTTTATAATGCAATCGGAATAAATATAATCGAAAACTATGTCGATATACTTCAAACAAATATGGATAATTTGCTTTGTCTAAAAAATAACGGAAAGAGAAAGCATGTAGGATGCAGATATTCTTTTGGTTACAAAGCTTTGACAAATATGTTTGGAAATAGAATAATTTTCGACAGATTAAAACCCGAAAAATTTGGAATTACTTTAACCGAAAGTTATATGATGGACCCAGAGCTTACAACCTGCGCTATAGTTTCTTTTTGCGAGGATGCATATTATTTTGCAAATTAG
- a CDS encoding tetratricopeptide repeat protein, protein MKKIIIVFIVFFNFLFSQNSDLKNLNTNSINLDREFLNAEKLFFQKKYNLSREAFLLYLKKRPLSTNDMLYYYIGACYFQDKQYQNAIEYYKLAFDINDSYSYCNNIANSYYQLKNYNEALIWYNRSAERLYSLYLSNINEEILDGFTIWQNVVTNTVFIGDFNLSEDLIENYNSSNNINNDNLEEITEEINEENSEENLNEDLSENLIQTKDKKNIYNSFTKLPLFTNIIITNTFTNEYFFTNKTVIFEDNTNFNLEIIGNLTNIITTTDLIIDGTNIVFTNAIAFFDSYNTSALYYSAYLNMGHTFLALGDLTNAAISYEIFLKNVGDDYYQKDSLDKVISLIRTNDNSIKFIPFTNNYRISENNDGSSTTENISPNFDYIRETIFENDIRIVYEKGKFEKIKMYSNDYTISDTLYPYGKREIEIIFENGDKKTESYFADNSKSINYKTAKGDIYEYILYPDGSFINRKTENDNIITEIKKTDGSLIVKTENIEDGSYKIVANYIDGSIGTTTVDKDGISNLKIVYPDGRVEERNSKSSGEGNLSYNVKADDGSVITKTYNDDGSFTVITKKVDGTIITDTIAEETISEIKMPNGTLIKRIIWRDGSKETTTLNKDSSSIIEAVAADSSSVTTTVKADGSTITVTKDILGNTETINIYADGGTSTAQNYVDGRTIINEKRADGTTIDIENDGKNKILKAVDFEGYTLEMKQYRNEDAEITLFNSLGDRVDLETAKIVIRRMDLSIRAEDIKNLISDKDLKNTKEDSENPINEISENDNSFDNEDSLEDYTEEDSDTVDNNSISE, encoded by the coding sequence ATGAAAAAAATTATTATAGTTTTTATTGTATTTTTTAATTTTTTATTTTCTCAAAATTCCGATTTAAAAAATTTAAATACAAATTCTATAAATTTAGACAGAGAATTTTTAAACGCCGAAAAATTATTTTTTCAAAAAAAATATAATCTATCTCGAGAGGCATTTCTTTTATATTTGAAAAAAAGACCTTTATCTACAAACGATATGCTTTATTATTATATTGGCGCTTGCTATTTTCAAGATAAGCAATATCAAAACGCTATCGAATATTATAAACTTGCTTTTGATATAAACGATTCTTATTCTTATTGCAATAATATAGCAAACTCTTATTATCAATTAAAAAATTATAACGAGGCTTTGATTTGGTATAATCGTTCTGCGGAAAGATTATATTCTCTTTATTTGTCAAATATAAACGAAGAGATTTTAGACGGATTTACTATTTGGCAAAATGTTGTTACAAATACCGTATTTATAGGAGATTTTAATTTAAGCGAAGATTTGATTGAAAATTATAATTCTTCAAATAATATAAATAATGATAATTTGGAAGAAATTACAGAAGAAATTAACGAAGAAAATTCTGAAGAGAATTTAAACGAAGATTTGAGCGAAAATTTAATTCAAACAAAAGATAAAAAAAATATTTATAATTCTTTTACAAAATTACCTTTATTTACAAATATTATTATAACGAATACTTTTACAAACGAATATTTTTTTACGAATAAAACCGTAATATTTGAAGATAACACAAACTTTAATTTGGAAATTATAGGCAACCTTACGAATATTATAACGACTACCGATTTGATTATTGACGGCACTAATATTGTTTTTACAAACGCTATTGCATTTTTTGATTCTTATAATACTTCCGCTTTATATTATAGCGCTTATCTTAATATGGGACATACTTTTTTAGCTTTGGGAGATTTAACAAACGCCGCAATATCTTATGAAATATTTTTAAAAAATGTCGGAGATGATTATTATCAAAAAGATTCTTTGGATAAAGTTATATCTTTAATAAGGACAAACGATAATTCAATAAAATTTATTCCTTTTACGAATAATTATAGAATAAGCGAAAATAATGACGGAAGCTCAACGACTGAAAATATTTCACCGAATTTTGATTATATAAGAGAGACTATTTTTGAAAACGATATAAGAATAGTTTACGAAAAAGGAAAATTTGAAAAAATAAAAATGTATTCAAACGATTATACGATTTCGGATACTTTATATCCTTACGGTAAAAGAGAGATTGAAATTATTTTTGAAAACGGCGATAAAAAAACAGAAAGTTATTTTGCCGATAATTCAAAATCTATAAATTATAAAACCGCTAAAGGAGATATTTACGAATATATTTTATATCCCGATGGCTCTTTTATAAATAGAAAAACTGAAAACGATAATATTATAACGGAGATAAAGAAAACTGACGGCTCTTTAATCGTTAAAACTGAAAATATTGAAGATGGAAGTTATAAGATAGTTGCAAATTATATTGACGGAAGCATAGGCACTACGACTGTAGATAAAGACGGAATAAGTAATTTGAAAATAGTTTATCCAGACGGAAGAGTCGAAGAGAGAAATTCAAAAAGTTCTGGAGAGGGAAATTTATCTTATAATGTTAAAGCCGATGACGGAAGCGTAATAACAAAAACTTATAACGATGACGGCTCTTTTACTGTAATAACGAAAAAAGTTGACGGAACAATAATAACCGACACTATAGCCGAAGAGACTATAAGCGAAATAAAAATGCCAAACGGAACTTTAATAAAAAGGATAATTTGGAGAGACGGCTCAAAAGAAACTACGACTTTAAATAAAGATTCAAGCTCTATAATCGAAGCGGTTGCGGCGGATTCTAGCAGCGTGACGACTACGGTTAAAGCTGACGGCTCTACTATAACGGTGACAAAAGATATTTTAGGAAATACAGAAACGATTAATATTTATGCGGATGGAGGGACTTCAACCGCTCAAAATTATGTAGACGGAAGAACTATTATAAACGAAAAGAGAGCCGATGGCACAACTATAGATATTGAAAATGACGGAAAAAATAAAATATTAAAAGCGGTTGATTTTGAAGGCTATACTCTTGAAATGAAACAATATAGAAACGAAGACGCCGAAATAACTTTATTTAATTCTTTAGGAGATAGAGTAGATTTAGAAACCGCTAAAATCGTTATAAGAAGAATGGATTTAAGCATAAGAGCGGAAGATATAAAAAATCTTATTTCCGATAAGGATTTAAAAAATACAAAAGAGGATTCTGAAAATCCGATTAATGAAATTTCTGAAAATGATAATTCTTTTGATAATGAAGATAGTTTAGAAGATTATACAGAAGAAGATTCGGATACGGTTGATAATAATTCTATTTCAGAGTAG